A stretch of the Crocinitomicaceae bacterium genome encodes the following:
- a CDS encoding ORF6N domain-containing protein, with translation MSKLKNEINEEIVLRKIYQLRGKNIMIDADLAELYSVSTTKLNEQVKRNMQRFPVDFMFQWH, from the coding sequence ATGTCAAAATTAAAAAATGAAATAAACGAAGAAATTGTACTTCGGAAAATTTATCAGCTAAGAGGCAAAAACATAATGATTGATGCTGATTTAGCGGAACTTTATAGTGTATCCACCACCAAATTAAACGAACAGGTAAAAAGAAATATGCAAAGATTTCCGGTAGATTTTATGTTTCAGTGGCACTAG